One segment of Sulfobacillus thermosulfidooxidans DSM 9293 DNA contains the following:
- a CDS encoding glycosyltransferase family 4 protein has translation MKVILVGPLPPPYSGPEMVTQTLLETDKPLGQYIHVNISSPSNATKGHWSIAALWRVLRQTSLFAWVLWTQRKQSHIVHLPLSQSTTGTLRDVLFIRLAKGFGYLVVGQFHGGDFLRFYWASRFQKLIARALAQLDCLLVFDSSLFKQFPFVKREILQVLVNPVPMKWVKHWSSLRTVPRPSSRTLVILFMSHLSVAKGLVDLIEALSRLPSKEQWELNLAGEILDEERNVLWTGRDMNKGWDKAQAIIHRHHLAERIHYHGVVTGEDKVRLFQHSHVLVLPSYSEGLPIVILEAMYAGLAVIASDVGAISSVVPRSFLHKPGDVNKLADLLREMTVEKAQNIGQNNRQIVEQGYLPEQVMSQLQRIYHNLYPPRNYRSPKGLRVVRPHRMAPGKPFPRRS, from the coding sequence ATGAAGGTCATTTTGGTGGGCCCTTTGCCTCCACCCTATTCAGGACCGGAAATGGTCACCCAAACCTTGCTTGAAACCGATAAACCCCTTGGCCAGTATATTCATGTCAATATCTCCTCCCCCAGTAATGCCACGAAAGGCCACTGGAGTATCGCCGCATTATGGCGGGTCTTGCGACAGACGAGCTTGTTTGCCTGGGTCCTATGGACCCAGCGCAAACAGAGTCACATTGTACATCTTCCTTTATCGCAATCCACGACCGGTACCCTGCGTGATGTATTGTTTATTCGCCTGGCCAAGGGCTTTGGCTACCTGGTTGTGGGGCAATTTCATGGCGGTGACTTTTTACGGTTTTACTGGGCGTCACGATTTCAAAAACTGATTGCCAGGGCCCTGGCCCAACTCGATTGCTTATTGGTTTTTGATTCGTCTTTATTTAAACAGTTTCCTTTTGTGAAACGGGAAATCTTACAAGTACTCGTCAATCCTGTGCCCATGAAGTGGGTGAAACACTGGTCCTCTTTACGCACTGTGCCAAGGCCGTCATCTAGGACTCTCGTGATTTTGTTTATGAGCCACCTCTCGGTAGCCAAGGGACTTGTCGATTTGATTGAGGCCCTTTCACGGCTACCGTCAAAAGAGCAGTGGGAACTCAACTTGGCTGGTGAAATTTTGGACGAGGAACGCAATGTGTTGTGGACAGGCCGCGATATGAATAAGGGCTGGGATAAAGCCCAAGCGATCATTCACCGCCATCACTTGGCCGAGCGCATTCATTATCACGGGGTGGTGACAGGTGAGGATAAAGTGCGCTTGTTCCAACACAGTCATGTCCTCGTGCTTCCTTCCTATTCGGAGGGCCTTCCCATCGTGATTTTAGAGGCCATGTATGCCGGATTGGCGGTGATTGCGAGCGACGTCGGGGCCATTTCGTCGGTGGTGCCCCGCTCATTTTTGCACAAACCTGGGGATGTGAACAAGCTTGCTGACCTCCTAAGGGAGATGACGGTAGAAAAGGCCCAGAACATTGGGCAAAACAACCGCCAAATCGTGGAGCAGGGCTATTTACCCGAACAGGTGATGTCCCAGCTGCAGCGCATTTATCACAATTTATATCCCCCACGTAATTATCGCTCACCCAAGGGCTTACGGGTTGTAAGACCCCATAGAATGGCGCCAGGCAAACCATTTCCGAGGAGGAGTTAA
- a CDS encoding glycosyltransferase family 2 protein, whose protein sequence is MASSKHLSFCISTKGRDHDVLRLCESLSQLVSLGFEDWEIIFVDQNADSRIQPIAETYRKRLPQVDYVSTPHEQGASKGRNVAAEIARGRWLLFVDDDAWMIPGVFSLITQQIIPGDEDILWLGRMVDHKGHPIKKEYPTTSRFITDSRDLWAVSGFILIARRVWNQVGPYDEHLGVGTHFGGDEDTDLVLRAMAQGCRILFDPELCYGHVPNPHPSDEKVLGLARGRGALLRKYETTAFGPGLKQALRSYLWEMRWKRPVVRVLGQKESAHHKALILSGVPQGYRDWRGIYG, encoded by the coding sequence ATGGCATCGTCAAAACACTTGTCATTCTGCATTAGTACCAAAGGCCGTGACCACGACGTTCTTCGTTTGTGTGAATCGTTAAGCCAGCTGGTCTCATTAGGATTTGAGGATTGGGAGATCATTTTTGTCGATCAAAATGCCGATAGCCGGATTCAGCCGATTGCTGAAACGTACAGAAAACGCCTTCCCCAAGTCGATTACGTATCGACTCCCCATGAGCAAGGAGCATCAAAAGGACGCAATGTGGCTGCTGAGATAGCGAGGGGCCGCTGGCTCTTGTTTGTCGATGATGATGCCTGGATGATCCCAGGCGTCTTCAGCTTGATTACCCAACAGATTATCCCGGGTGATGAGGATATTCTGTGGCTTGGGCGCATGGTGGATCACAAGGGGCACCCTATCAAAAAGGAGTATCCCACAACATCCCGCTTTATCACAGATTCCAGGGACTTGTGGGCCGTGAGTGGCTTTATCCTGATCGCGCGCCGAGTCTGGAATCAAGTAGGCCCCTATGACGAACATTTGGGGGTTGGTACCCATTTTGGCGGCGATGAAGATACGGATTTGGTGTTACGGGCGATGGCACAAGGGTGCCGGATCCTTTTTGATCCCGAGCTGTGTTATGGTCATGTGCCCAATCCGCACCCATCTGATGAGAAGGTGCTCGGGTTAGCGCGCGGCCGGGGGGCGTTATTAAGAAAGTATGAAACCACGGCGTTCGGTCCTGGACTGAAGCAGGCACTTCGCAGCTACCTGTGGGAAATGAGGTGGAAGCGCCCTGTGGTCAGGGTCTTGGGGCAAAAAGAATCGGCTCATCATAAGGCCCTCATTTTATCCGGGGTGCCTCAAGGATACCGGGATTGGAGGGGGATCTATGGATAA
- a CDS encoding glycosyltransferase has protein sequence MDKPRVIMQIAGSLGIGGAERVAMALAQYGRQQGLKSVYVAATNHRNRAAFRQQLREKGVLVFELGGSLRTKWRVMRSIAALTRPDLIHAHTELPELLSLAAKMAVPEAQLVRTLHNSVHWPGHKLLGQGVDFLYQWWDGHQFACSSEVAKVGDEVILNGIPWSWCYPRKKTGAVVFVGRMEPQKNPGAVIQIVDHARKQGYPLELTMIGDGQLKDALMAHYQDSWIHWLGAVDDPRPYLAQAQVVLFASHFEGFPLVVLEALTTLTWVLAPDMAGFRHLPWVFCYPRNDLTQAALGLVSLLNQDLGPLYDWRQVYRDQYADEVMLARYFHAYGQLLATRRSHTSQGGRLAHEQNAVSFRSRK, from the coding sequence ATGGATAAGCCAAGGGTTATCATGCAAATCGCGGGATCATTAGGGATCGGAGGGGCGGAACGGGTGGCTATGGCACTCGCCCAATATGGACGTCAGCAAGGCTTAAAATCCGTTTATGTGGCCGCAACAAACCACCGCAATCGCGCGGCTTTTCGCCAACAATTGCGAGAGAAAGGGGTGTTGGTGTTTGAACTCGGGGGATCACTCAGAACAAAGTGGCGGGTGATGCGATCCATTGCGGCTCTCACCCGTCCTGATTTGATTCATGCCCATACGGAATTACCCGAACTTTTAAGTCTTGCGGCCAAAATGGCGGTGCCCGAAGCACAACTGGTGCGGACCTTGCATAATTCGGTGCACTGGCCAGGACACAAACTCCTAGGGCAAGGCGTTGATTTTTTGTACCAGTGGTGGGACGGTCATCAATTCGCCTGTTCTTCTGAGGTGGCCAAGGTGGGGGATGAGGTGATTCTCAACGGGATTCCCTGGTCTTGGTGCTACCCCCGCAAAAAGACGGGAGCGGTGGTTTTTGTCGGGCGCATGGAACCGCAAAAAAATCCGGGTGCAGTGATTCAGATTGTGGATCACGCACGAAAACAAGGCTATCCTCTTGAGCTCACCATGATCGGTGATGGCCAGTTAAAAGATGCGTTGATGGCGCATTATCAGGATTCCTGGATTCACTGGCTAGGAGCGGTGGATGATCCAAGACCCTACTTAGCCCAGGCCCAAGTGGTCCTCTTTGCCTCACATTTTGAGGGCTTTCCTTTGGTGGTGCTGGAAGCGTTAACGACATTGACATGGGTCTTAGCCCCCGACATGGCCGGATTCAGACATTTACCCTGGGTTTTCTGTTATCCCCGAAACGACCTGACACAAGCAGCCCTTGGCCTTGTATCCTTGCTGAATCAAGACCTGGGGCCCCTTTATGACTGGCGCCAAGTTTACCGGGACCAGTACGCCGACGAGGTGATGCTGGCCCGGTATTTTCACGCCTATGGCCAGTTACTGGCCACGCGACGGTCACACACGTCACAAGGAGGAAGATTAGCCCATGAACAAAATGCCGTCTCCTTTAGGTCTAGGAAGTGA
- a CDS encoding AAA family ATPase, with translation MNKMPSPLGLGSDYRIYLIGAPGSGKSFLAERLSHALHIAWHDLDGEDIDGGCPKLRGISLAHPFS, from the coding sequence ATGAACAAAATGCCGTCTCCTTTAGGTCTAGGAAGTGATTACCGGATTTATCTCATTGGTGCCCCAGGCAGTGGCAAATCATTTTTAGCCGAGCGCCTATCCCATGCTCTTCATATTGCCTGGCATGATTTAGATGGGGAGGATATTGATGGAGGTTGTCCCAAGCTTCGTGGAATTTCGCTAGCGCATCCTTTCTCGTGA